From the genome of Amyelois transitella isolate CPQ chromosome 16, ilAmyTran1.1, whole genome shotgun sequence, one region includes:
- the LOC132902664 gene encoding uncharacterized protein LOC132902664: MEKRFHDAREERVSTERESDEKNDGQDSSRTGGIYKVSVRVPPFWPEEPEIWFAQVEGQFAISGITSDATKFNYVISQLDNKYSREVKDIIISPPAVGRYEKLKAELIKRLTASNENKLKQLLMHEELGDRKPSQFLRHLKGLAGLDVPDDFLKTIWISRLPHSIQTILASQPATAHPDDLADLADRVNDLTSTMPKVASMSQQNQISEVEELKKEVAHLRRRLQDLTTRSGRSRERSSRRPTHSKSRSRQRSHSNYQKFPLCWYHAKFGEKAYRCILPCDYSAGNAKGSR, encoded by the coding sequence ATGGAAAAGAGATTTCATGATGCACGCGAGGAGCGCGTTTCCACGGAACGCGAGTCGGACGAGAAAAATGACGGACAAGATTCGTCCCGTACTGGTGGTATTTATAAGGTGTCCGTGCGAGTCCCACCATTCTGGCCTGAAGAACCAGAAATTTGGTTCGCGCAAGTGGAGGGGCAATTTGCGATTTCGGGAATTACAAGTGACGCTACGAAATTCAATTATGTAATCAGCCAACTCGATAACAAGTATTCCCGAGAAGTGAAAGACATTATTATTAGCCCACCAGCAGTCGGTAGATACGAGAAACTAAAAGCAGAATTAATAAAGCGCCTTACAGCATCAAACGAAAATAAACTGAAACAACTTTTAATGCATGAAGAGCTCGGCGATCGGAAACCTTCACAATTTCTACGGCATCTGAAGGGATTGGCCGGCCTGGATGTGCCAGATGATTTCTTAAAAACTATATGGATTAGCCGTCTTCCACATAGTATCCAAACCATACTTGCAAGCCAACCTGCTACTGCTCATCCCGACGATCTTGCAGACCTGGCGGATCGAGTAAACGACCTGACTTCGACAATGCCAAAGGTCGCATCAATGAGTCAGCAAAACCAGATTTCCGAGGTTGAAGAATTAAAGAAGGAAGTTGCGCATCTCCGAAGAAGACTTCAGGACTTGACAACAAGGAGCGGACGGTCTAGAGAGCGAAGTTCACGACGTCCCACCCATAGCAAGTCCCGATCAAGGCAGCGGTCCCATTCCAACTACCAGAAGTTCCCGCTATGCTGGTATCACGCAAAATTTGGAGAAAAGGCCTATCGTTGCATCTTGCCCTGTGATTACTCAGCGGGAAACGCCAAGGGCAGTCGATAA